Genomic DNA from Haloplanus sp. HW8-1:
GGGTCGCCGCCGCGGCGCGGTAATCTCCTTTCGGTCTTTCTTTTCGCTCCTCCCGAAGAGCTATTTCCCCCCCGTCCGACGGGGCGGATATGTTCTCACTCGGCTCGCTCAGCGAGACCCACACCGTCCGCAGCCCCGCCCACGTCGAGTACGGATCGGGCGCCGTCGACGCCCTCGAACCGTTCGCGTCCGAGCACGACGCCGACTCGGCGTTGCTGGTGACAGACGGGGAGTTGGCCCGGAGTGGCGTGATCGACGCGCCCCGGGCACGCCTCGAATCGGCCGGCCTCGACGTCGAGGTGTACGACGGCGTGGCGCCCGAGCCGAAGTTGTCGATGGCCGAGGCGGCCGCCGAACGCGTGGCTGATCACGACCTCGTCGTCGGTGTCGGCGGCGGGAGTTCGATGGACACCGCGAAGCTCGCGGCGGCGCTCGCCGTCACCGATCGGCCGGTCAGGGACCTGCTCGGGACCGACAACGTGCCGGCCCCGACGGGGCCGCTGGCGCTGGTACCGACCACGGCGGGGACGGGCAGCGAGGTGACCGACGTCGGTGTCTTCGCCGACCAGCGCGACGGCGGGGTGAAGAAAGTCGTCTTCTCGTCGCAGCTGTTCGCCGACCTCGCGGCGGTCGATCCCGACCTGACCAAAACGTTGCCGCCGGGGGTCGCGGCGGCGACGGGGCTCGACGCGCTGACCCACGCCATCGAGAGCTACGTCTCCCTCCTCCGGACGCCGTACACGGACACGCTGGCGCTGCGAGCGATCGAACTCGTCGCGGAGAACTTGCGGCCGGCGGTGACACAGGGTCCCGCCAACGACGCGGCCCGCGCGAACATGAGCCTCGCGGCCATGCTCGCCGGGCAGGCGTTCGTCAACTCCGGACTGGGCGCGGTACACGCCCTCACCTACCCGCTCGGCATGGAGTGTGATCTGGGTCACGGCCTGGCCAACGGCGTCTTGCTCCCGCACGTGATGCGGTACAACGTACCGGCGGAGGTCGAGCGGTTCGCCGACGTGGCGGCGGCACTCGGCGTGGAACGGCGCTCCGGCGAGTCCGAGCGAGCGTTCGCCGACCGGAGCGTCGACGCGACCTTCGACCTGCTCGAAGACGTGGACGTGCCGACGAGTATCGCCGCAGTCGGCGAGTTCGACCGGGAGACGTTCGCGGCGTTCGCGGACGTGGCGTTCGAGCACTCCGAGCACAACATCGAGCGGAACCCCCGTGAGATGGATCGGGAGGACGTGATCGCCGTGTTCGAGGCGGCGGCCGCGGGCCGCTAGTCGGCGGCCGGCCCGTCGTCGAGCGCGTACTCCTGGGTCGCGGCCACGAGGTCGCGTCGGAAATCGCTCTCGCTCGGGTCGTCGGCGAGAGAGCGAAACTGGCGCTTGAACGTCTCCATGCCGACGGTCGGGGCGTCGGCAGCGGCGGCCCGTGCCAGGTCGTACAGCCG
This window encodes:
- a CDS encoding iron-containing alcohol dehydrogenase; the encoded protein is MFSLGSLSETHTVRSPAHVEYGSGAVDALEPFASEHDADSALLVTDGELARSGVIDAPRARLESAGLDVEVYDGVAPEPKLSMAEAAAERVADHDLVVGVGGGSSMDTAKLAAALAVTDRPVRDLLGTDNVPAPTGPLALVPTTAGTGSEVTDVGVFADQRDGGVKKVVFSSQLFADLAAVDPDLTKTLPPGVAAATGLDALTHAIESYVSLLRTPYTDTLALRAIELVAENLRPAVTQGPANDAARANMSLAAMLAGQAFVNSGLGAVHALTYPLGMECDLGHGLANGVLLPHVMRYNVPAEVERFADVAAALGVERRSGESERAFADRSVDATFDLLEDVDVPTSIAAVGEFDRETFAAFADVAFEHSEHNIERNPREMDREDVIAVFEAAAAGR